In a genomic window of Urocitellus parryii isolate mUroPar1 chromosome 2, mUroPar1.hap1, whole genome shotgun sequence:
- the LOC113177492 gene encoding uncharacterized protein LOC113177492 isoform X3 has protein sequence MWKWRNKHGVSRKKIAQMLDRYEYQMSISIVMNSVEPSQKITQRPPPPQERQRENILKKTGHSLSKTKQKRKRKRNKKHNSLTEIMEENSFETLNYLKIGDQVPNEEEDFEENERESVCPFTGGLVGNFVNGYKEKSQKSTDPEDSFPNVISIVELDKTPDNYFPKENDDLFLTLSSIPNEGSVTCPTGTQNLSYLTRDDSLGMKIEKHVGNRQNLSLDTQELFADKTPCSFMQKREMVHKSLSNEPILCHQRGSRTSDNVLREEQGVHTTKNNYWAFFTTNSSEELQRGSERQSYFGSWPEGPHKFVCEQRPKKDRSRKLTHPDSGEQLIKLISTSEGVSGPGSGPETLTEEKLLIENEDLSHPTETIDSFMKTDTDILSSYLSQLDITHSALQSTTNKKRRENRILNLVPNLLGQSHFSAKEGEKCGLLPKNFGLNIIWGEIKDRISEINNQEENEQKVMIFDHHSLWFYPDIIKDSFLNIGGNFYSHYLSFSRLGYALYFYRSPIPSLVLHYISSFWMVSFTNKKTFLTFKSQTIGNKLKEVGFISSEVLIRQPDTLCSLRGTSERFGEKLKRWEESKPLQCLPTEDLQDLTSTDFNTFELPLSKGFAFQLVTLFGSPGVPMESLLPDDYVIPLDWKTLKMIYLQWKMSIEKRQKKIG, from the exons agaaaacattttgaagaaaactgGACACAGTCTGAGCAAAaccaaacagaagagaaaaagaaaaagaaacaaaaagcataaTAGTCTTACTGAAATTATGGAAGAAAACTCATTTGAAAccttaaattatcttaaaataggAGATCAGGTCCCAAATGAAGAGGAAGATTttgaagagaatgaaagagaatcAGTGTGTCCCTTCACTGGTGGCCTAGTAGGAAATTTTGTGAAtggctataaagaaaaaagtcagaaaagcACAGATCCTGAAGATAGTTTTCCAAATGTTATATCTATAGTTGAGTTGGACAAGACACCAGATAATTACTTCCCTAAGGAAAATGATGACTTGTTTCTAACTTTGTCATCAATCCCAAATGAAGGCTCTGTAACTTGTCCAACAGGGACTCAAAATCTTTCCTATTTAACAAGGGATGACTCCTTGGGTATGAAGATAGAAAAGCATGTTGGAAATAGGCAAAACTTATCATTAGACACCCAGGAACTATTTGCTGATAAAACCCCATGTTCATTTATGCAGAAAAGAGAGATGGTACATAAAAGTCTCTCAAATGAACCAATTCTGTGCCATCAACGTGGATCTCGAACTTCAGATAATGTTTTAAGAGAGGAACAAGGAGTgcatacaactaaaaacaattattGGGCTTTTTTCACAACCAATTCATCTGAAGAATTACAACGAGGCTCTGAAAGACAATCCTATTTTGGTAGCTGGCCTGAGGGACCACATAAGTTTGTATGTGAACAGAGACCAAAGAAAGATAGATCACGTAAACTGACCCATCCTGACAGTGGAGAACAATTGATTAAATTAATCTCCACTTCTGAAGGAGTATCAGGACCAGGAAGTGGTCCAGAAACATTGACAGAGGAGAAACTACTGATAGAAAATGAAGATTTGTCACATCCAACTGAAACTATAGATTCATTCATGAAAACAGACACAGATATCCTCAGCAGCTACTTATCTCAACTGGACATCACCCATAGTGCCTTACAATCAACAACtaataagaaaaggagagagaataggATTTTAAATTTGGTACCAAACTTACTGGGACAGAGTCATTTCAGTGCAAAAGAAGGGGAGAAATGTGGCCTGTTACCTAAAAACTTTGGATTGAACATTATTTGGGGAGAAATAAAAGATAGAATTTCAGAAATCAATAACCAAGAAGAGAATGAGCAAAAAGTTATGATCTTTGATCATCATTCATTGTGGTTTTACCCTGATATTATCAAAGATTCATTTCTAAATATTGGTGGAAATTTTTATTCTCACTACTTGTCATTTAGTAGACTAGGGTATGCTCTGTATTTTTACAGAAGCCCTATTCCTTCTCTTGTGTTGCATTATATATCTAGCTTTTGGATGGTATCTTTTACCAACAAAAAAACGTTTTTGACTTTCAAATCACAAACAATAGGCAATAAGCTAAAAGAGGTAGGGTTTATTTCTTCAGAAGTTTTAATTAGGCAACCTGATACTTTGTGCTCTTTGAGGGGTACCTCTGAAAGATTTGGTGAAAAGCTGAAGAGATGGGAAGAATCTAAGCCATTACAGTGTTTACCAACTGAGGATCTCCAAGATTTAACAAGCACTGATTTTAATACCTTTGAGCTTCCATTATCAAAAGGATTTGCCTTTCAACTAGTAACGCTTTTTGGATCTCCTGGAGTTCCAATGG aatcctTATTACCTGATGACTATGTTATTCCCCTTGACTGGAAAACACTGAAGATGATCTATTTGCAATGGAAGATGTCAATAGAG aaaagacagaagaagatTGGTTAG